The sequence below is a genomic window from Salinispira pacifica.
TGTGCAATGTATCCGCTCAGGCGAATTACCTCCATACGGTCAAGAAGGGGCCTGGGGATGCTGTCCAGGGTGTTGGCAGTAACAATAAACAGAACCTGGCTTACATCGAAGGGCAGGTCAAGATAATGATCCCGGAAGCTGATATTCTGTTCCGGATCCAGTACTTCCAGCAGGGCCGAGCTCGGGTCTCCCTGGAAGCTTGCTCCCAGTTTATCGATCTCATCTATCATGAACACCGGATCTTTGGATTTCACGATCTTCAGTCCCTGAATGATCTTTCCGGGCATGGCTCCCACATAGGTCCGCCTGTGGCCTTTAATCTCAGCTTCGTCCCGCATGCCTCCCACAGAGAACCTGAAAAATTCCTTGCCCAGGGAGCGGGCCACCGATTTTCCGATGCTTGTTTTCCCCACTCCCGGGGGGCCTACCAGCAGAATGATCGAGCCTTTGAAATCCTTCTTTTTCTTATGCACCGCCAGAAATTCCAGAATCCGTTCCTTCACATCCTCCAGCCCGTAATGATCTGCATTGAGAATTTTCGAAGCCTTTTTCATATCGATTTCTTTATGTTCGGGATCATTCCAGGGAAGGCTTACGATGGTATCCAGATAGTTCCGGGTCACATGATAATCTGAGGTGTTCGGATCCATAAGGCTGAATTTGTGCAGTTCCTTATCGACCTGTTCCCGTACATCCTCGGGCAGCTGAAGAGCTTCGATAGCCTCTTCCAGCCTGTTCAGTTCTTCGCTTTTCCCGTCAACCGCAATACCCAGCTCTTCCTTGATGGTCTTCAGCTGTTCCTTGAGGAAATATTCCCGCTGGCTTTTTTCAATTTTTTCGTTGATCTGGCTCTGAATTTTCTTCTGAATCCGGAGAAGTTCCTTCTCGTTTTTCAGAAACACCAAGACCTTTTCCATTCGATCCTGGATATCCAACGTTTCCAGAACCCCCTGCTGCTCATCCCGGTCGATGTTCAGTATTGATGTAATAAAATCGGCAATTTTCCCGGGATGATCTATATTCACCATATTCAGCCGCATTTCCTCGGAAAACAGGGGATTCCCCTCGGATATCTGCTTGATTTCAGTGAGAAGACTCCTGGCCATGGCCTTTATTTCGTTACTATCTTCGTAATCATCATCAATATACTCAACTGCTGCTATCAGCGAAGGAGCGGATTGAATAGGCTTCTTGATCTTGAACCTGCGGATCGTGGAAATAAATACGTTGATTCCCCCATCGGGAAGATTTATCCGCTTCACGATCTTCGCAACGGTGCCGATCTGATACAACTCCTCGAACCCAGGTTGTTCCTGTTCGGCAGTGCGGGTGAGAACCAGGCCCACATGTCCGTCGCTTTCCACGGCCTCTTCCACTGCGGCCTTATCTTCATCGGAGCTGATCATCAAGGGGGTGAAGATTCCCGGGAAAATAGGTTTTCCCGTCATGGGTACGATTCTCAGCTTTTGCGGAAGTGAAAGCTCAAGAGGTGCAATTTCAAATTTTGACATAAGTTAACTCCGTTTGATGAAAAGACATGATGTGAGGAAGGATCAAAGGGGTAGGTTGAGCCCTCCTGCTTCAGGGTCGAAATCAGTCGTACTCATTTTGAAGAGTACCTGAAGATTTCAACGGTCCCGCTGATCCCATGCATCAGGAAATATGGATATCAGCATCCGGAATAAAATATTGGTAGTTGAATAATTCGTCAACTCAATTCATATTGAGCCCGATGAAGCGGAATTTCTCAAGTCCCGGAATTATTCTTCGAGTGCGGCCCGGTAAAGATAAGAACCGGTATATCTCCATAATCACTCCCGGAATGGGAATAATCGGTGCAACGGCGTACGGGGCCTCAGGTCAGAAGAGTTCGCTCAGAGCATCCACCCAGACCTTTCACACCGGTGAGATCTTCTTCTACAAGGATCCGGTGAAAAACTACACCAAGGTCGTGGATATCGATGTAATCCGTGAATTTACCACCCTGAGAAACGATCCGGGAAAGATCTATGCCGCCAGCCTTCTTACGGAGGTAATGCTGAAAGCATACTGGGGGAACGACCAGGACCCCCGGGCGTACAGACTGATGTTTGAATATCTGGAAGCTCTGGATACCCTGGCGGGGGGGAAGAAGTTCTTTTGGCATCGGCTTCATTATGGCGCTATCTGGAAATAATCGGCGAACAGCCCGAACTCGATTTCGATGTACGACGATCGGCACAGATTCCGGCTGCACATAGATCCGTATACCTCTTTCATGAAAAAGGGTTCACTTCATCCTTCAGTCCCGGAGAAGGAATCGTCATGGACGGATCCCAGCGGCGTTTTCTTGATTTCTGCACTTCAGCTTCTCTCAGGGACTCTGTTGAATATGCCCGAAACACCATTGGATTGTCCGGTGGTCAGATGATCGGAATATTCCGGCTTCTCACGGGGATATATGAATACGGAATGGGACGAAAGCTGAAAAGCCTTGAATCAGGTCTTTTCCCCTAGCTGCCGCAGGCTCTTGACTGCATCGGTGTGATGGATGAAAATCCCGCCCATCTCCTCCCAGGCTTCCTTCAGTCTCAGCCGGTCATCGATGAGGACAGGAATCCTCGTTCCCGCCCGTTCCCGGGCCTTTTTTGCTTTTTCCCTGGACATGCAGGTGATCACTTCCACATCTTCGCCCAGTTCCCGTGCGCACCAGCTGCGTTTCTGCGCTTCCGCCCAATTTCCCATGGGGAGGCCCGTAAGAATAACCGGGTTCATATGTTTCAGTTCATCCCACAATTGCCTGCCGTCGGGCATCCAGTGGAGCCGGTTGTAAAAGTCTCCGCTTTTGGCGAGCCGGGGCCACATCTCTCTGGGTGAGAGTTCATGGGGCAGTTTGCCGGTTACCTCTTTGACGCCCCGGTCGAAATCAACCAGAACACCATCAAGATCAACAAAAAGCATGTGGGTGGATGGCAGCGACGTGCCGGATGTTTTTTGCATGGCTTCACCGTACCAGAATCCGGCATTTCTCTCAATAATTGCACAGGCAACATTCGGACCATACAACGTCTACATAGCAGGCGCCGGGATATTGGTAGGAGGCAAAAAGCGTGGTACAATACCGGATTCCAAAAAATACGAAGGAAGGTAGTATGCGGGCATTGGATATAATTTTAGAAAAACGGAACGGAAAAACTCTTTCGGAAGAGCAAATCGCGTTTATTGTTAATGGATACGTGGATGGGAGCATCCCCGAATATCAGATTTCTGCATTCCTCATGGCGGTGTATTTTCAGGGCATGACCAGTGTGGAAACCTCTCTTCTTACCAAAATCATGATTGCATCCGGAGAGGTTATTGACCTCAGTTCAGTCAGCGGTTACTCCCGTAACTCACTGGTGGATAAGCACTCCACTGGGGGGGTGGGAGATAAGGTAAGTCTCATCCTGGCTCCCATAGTTGCAGCCGCCGGTGCACAGGTGCCCATGATGTCCGGCCGGGGACTGGGGCATACCGGCGGTACTCTCGATAAGCTTGAAAGCATCCCCGGGTTTTCCACAGCATTGAGTCCTGCAAAATTCGCGGAGATCATCCAGGACTGCGGCTTTGCCATGACAGGACAGAGCGGCGACATAGTACCTGCAGACAAGAAACTATACGCCCTGCGGGATGTGACCGGTACCGTTGAGTCCATACCCCTGATTACTGCCAGCATACTCAGCAAGAAGTTCGCCGAAGGGGCCCAGCATCTGGTTTTTGATGTGAAATACGGAAGCGGTGCGTTCATGAAGACGCCCAAGGAGGCCCGGGAACTTGCCGATTCCCTGGTGAGAACCGGAAATGAGCTGGGAAGGGGTGTTACCGCAGTTATTACAAATATGGATACCCCCCTGGGCACAATGGTGGGAAATTTCATGGAAGTTGAAGAAAGTATCCATTGCCTGGAATCAAAAGGCTGGAATGCCCGGTTGGATAATGGGAAGCTGATTGTTGAAGGGGAGAGCGCAGATCTGATGGAGGTAACTCTTCATCTTTCAGCATGGATGCTGGTGGTCAGCGGGGTGGCCCCGGATTTCCCTGAGGCGGTGGAAAAATGTCTTAAGGTAATTGAGAACGGGTCGGCGCTGGAGTGTTTCTGGAAAAACGCAGAGCTTCAGGGCGGAGACAAAGACGCAGCCGTGAGAAAGATCGGTACGCGTGACGGACTTGTGAGGCAGGAGATTACTGCGGATTCCGACGGATATATTGCCGCCATCGACTCATATATGGTTGGTTCTGCATCGGTGATTCTGGGTGCAGGAAGAAATGTCGCCAGCGATGATGTAGATCCGGATGTGGGCATTATGGTTCATAAAAAACCCGGAGCATCGGTGAAAAAAGGCGATGTAATTCTGACTCTCTTCGCCCGGGAGAATGAGAGAATGAAATCAGCTTTGCAGTACCTGGAAAATGTGGTAGAACTTTCACAAAATCCGGTTCAGCCCCCGGTGATGATCCGTGAAGTGATCGGAGTGTAAGCGCGCCGATACAGCACCCCCAACAAAGAGACAGGTAAACCTAAGCATGGAATGGAATGTTCCCAACGTAGATAAAGAAGAAATAGAACTGTTTTCCGGGAAATACGGAACAGATCCCCTGACCTCCAGGCTGCTTCTGGCACGCAATATTCTGGAGCCTGAAACACTGAAGTACTTTCTCAATGATGATATCAGACTGCTGCACAACCCGTTTCTGTTTTCGCAGATGGATCTGTGTACCGACCGCCTTTTGAATGCCCTGGAAGAAGGGGAAAAGGTACTGGTATTCGGTGACCGGGACGTGGACGGTATTACCTCCACAGCGTTGATGGTTTCAGCCCTTCGGGATGAGGGGCTTGAGGTGTTCTGGGAAGTTCCCATGGGGGATGACCACTATGGCCTTCAGCTGGAAACGGTGGAAAAATACGCCGCCAGGGATGTGAGTCTGATCATCACCGTAGACTGCGGTATCGGAAACATCAGGGAGGTCGAATTTGCCCGGTCAGCGGGAATAGACAGCATCATTATCGATCATCACAATCCCGGCGAATATCAGCCCGACGCAACAGCCATCATCAACCCCAAGTCTCCGGGAGAGACCTATCCGTTTCAGGGTCTGAGTGCGGTGGCACTGGTCTTCAAGGTTCTCACCGCTCTGGATATGGCCCGAAGCGATTTTTATAACCAGGTGTTCTGTTTCCTGAATCTCAGGCCGGGGAATGACAGCATTATTGTTGAAGCGGTGAAGCTTTCCAATCTGGTTGAGCAGTCACGGATTACGGAAACATTTGTGAACAGTTCGAGCGAAGTTCAGCTCATGCGGGTGATCGACTTCATTTCCGACCAGGCGATTCTGGTGTATCAGGAGGATGTGCAGCTGAAACTTCTTCGTCAGCTCCTGGGGCCGGGAACCGAGGTGGCGGTTCAGGATATTTCCCAGGAAGTGTGGAAGCAGTTTCCCGCCTTGAAGGGCAAGAGCCTTTTGCGAATGCTCCAGGGATCCAAACTCAATAAATTCAGTTCCAAGCCGGTACAGGAGATTGATGCG
It includes:
- the lon gene encoding endopeptidase La, which codes for MSKFEIAPLELSLPQKLRIVPMTGKPIFPGIFTPLMISSDEDKAAVEEAVESDGHVGLVLTRTAEQEQPGFEELYQIGTVAKIVKRINLPDGGINVFISTIRRFKIKKPIQSAPSLIAAVEYIDDDYEDSNEIKAMARSLLTEIKQISEGNPLFSEEMRLNMVNIDHPGKIADFITSILNIDRDEQQGVLETLDIQDRMEKVLVFLKNEKELLRIQKKIQSQINEKIEKSQREYFLKEQLKTIKEELGIAVDGKSEELNRLEEAIEALQLPEDVREQVDKELHKFSLMDPNTSDYHVTRNYLDTIVSLPWNDPEHKEIDMKKASKILNADHYGLEDVKERILEFLAVHKKKKDFKGSIILLVGPPGVGKTSIGKSVARSLGKEFFRFSVGGMRDEAEIKGHRRTYVGAMPGKIIQGLKIVKSKDPVFMIDEIDKLGASFQGDPSSALLEVLDPEQNISFRDHYLDLPFDVSQVLFIVTANTLDSIPRPLLDRMEVIRLSGYIAQEKVAIAKKYIIPKSLEKNGLDKKEVSFKKNALQKIAEGYAREAGMRNYEKAVNKINRKIATKLVMEEAETPVEIDESNLPDYLGQPFFREEDRKILKPGMVTGLAWTNFGGDTLIIETVATKGRENFKLTGQMGKVMQESANIAYTWVKKNLEDQKDTEGFFSEHTVHIHIPAGATPKDGPSAGITMASALLSLARNRKIRKRLGMTGELSLSGSVLPIGGLKEKTIAAKRAKVKEIIIPKANERDLAEIPEHITRGITFYPVEHMEEVLEILFPKK
- the recO gene encoding DNA repair protein RecO, producing MKRNFSSPGIILRVRPGKDKNRYISIITPGMGIIGATAYGASGQKSSLRASTQTFHTGEIFFYKDPVKNYTKVVDIDVIREFTTLRNDPGKIYAASLLTEVMLKAYWGNDQDPRAYRLMFEYLEALDTLAGGKKFFWHRLHYGAIWK
- a CDS encoding thymidine phosphorylase, whose product is MRALDIILEKRNGKTLSEEQIAFIVNGYVDGSIPEYQISAFLMAVYFQGMTSVETSLLTKIMIASGEVIDLSSVSGYSRNSLVDKHSTGGVGDKVSLILAPIVAAAGAQVPMMSGRGLGHTGGTLDKLESIPGFSTALSPAKFAEIIQDCGFAMTGQSGDIVPADKKLYALRDVTGTVESIPLITASILSKKFAEGAQHLVFDVKYGSGAFMKTPKEARELADSLVRTGNELGRGVTAVITNMDTPLGTMVGNFMEVEESIHCLESKGWNARLDNGKLIVEGESADLMEVTLHLSAWMLVVSGVAPDFPEAVEKCLKVIENGSALECFWKNAELQGGDKDAAVRKIGTRDGLVRQEITADSDGYIAAIDSYMVGSASVILGAGRNVASDDVDPDVGIMVHKKPGASVKKGDVILTLFARENERMKSALQYLENVVELSQNPVQPPVMIREVIGV